A part of Solicola gregarius genomic DNA contains:
- the ftsY gene encoding signal recognition particle-docking protein FtsY — MDSALIYVLIAVVLLILAVGALLFVRGRGGTEAPPAERTAPRVEAPPASAEPAVVEEEPAAPELEKPEPAAGRMQRLRARLARSQGSLGRGLLALIARDKLDDDTWDEIEDTLIAADVGVEPTQELVEHLRTRLRVDGVNDPEQARGILREELVSLVDPSLDRTLNAGGAAGAPGVVLVVGVNGTGKTTTVGRIARVLVAEEQTVLLAAADTFRAAAADQLQTWGERVGCETVRGPEGGDPASVAFEAVKRGSDEGLDTVLVDTAGRLHTKSGLMDELGKVKRVIEKQAPVSEVLLVIDATTGQNGLVQARVFSEVVDVTGVVLTKLDGTAKGGIVIAVQRELGVPVKLVGLGEGADDLAPFVPEDFVDALLD; from the coding sequence ATTGATTCCGCGCTGATCTACGTACTGATCGCCGTTGTCCTGCTGATCCTCGCCGTCGGCGCCCTGCTCTTCGTACGCGGGCGCGGGGGCACGGAGGCGCCGCCGGCCGAGCGGACGGCGCCGCGCGTCGAGGCCCCTCCGGCGAGCGCCGAACCTGCCGTGGTCGAGGAGGAGCCGGCCGCCCCGGAGCTCGAGAAGCCCGAACCAGCGGCTGGGCGGATGCAGCGCCTGCGTGCCCGGCTCGCGCGGTCGCAGGGCTCGCTCGGCCGCGGGCTGCTCGCGCTGATCGCGCGCGACAAGCTCGACGACGACACGTGGGACGAGATCGAAGACACCCTGATCGCCGCGGACGTCGGTGTCGAGCCGACCCAGGAGCTCGTCGAGCACCTTCGCACGCGGCTGCGAGTAGACGGGGTCAACGACCCGGAGCAGGCGCGCGGCATCCTGCGCGAGGAGCTCGTCTCGCTGGTCGACCCGTCGCTCGACCGTACGCTCAACGCCGGCGGCGCCGCCGGAGCGCCGGGCGTCGTGCTCGTGGTCGGCGTCAACGGCACCGGCAAGACGACGACCGTCGGCCGCATCGCGCGGGTTCTCGTAGCCGAGGAGCAGACCGTGCTGCTGGCGGCCGCCGACACGTTCCGGGCCGCCGCCGCCGACCAGCTGCAGACCTGGGGTGAGCGCGTCGGCTGCGAGACGGTACGCGGGCCCGAGGGCGGGGACCCGGCGAGCGTGGCGTTCGAGGCCGTCAAGCGCGGTAGCGACGAGGGCCTCGACACGGTCCTCGTCGACACGGCCGGCCGACTCCACACCAAGTCGGGGTTGATGGACGAGCTCGGCAAGGTCAAGCGGGTCATCGAGAAGCAGGCGCCGGTGTCCGAGGTGCTGCTGGTCATCGACGCGACGACCGGACAGAACGGACTCGTGCAGGCCCGGGTCTTCTCCGAGGTGGTCGACGTGACCGGCGTCGTACTCACCAAGCTCGACGGCACCGCGAAGGGCGGCATCGTGATCGCCGTCCAGCGCGAGCTCGGCGTACCCGTCAAGCTCGTCGGCCTGGGCGAGGGCGCCGACGACCTCGCGCCGTTCGTACCCGAGGACTTCGTCGACGCCCTCCTCGACTAA